The Candidatus Korarchaeum sp. genome segment TCTAAGGCTATTTGGGAATCCACATCTAAGGATTGGCTCGATATAATCGATTCTGATGTTGTAATAGTCGGAGCCGGACCTTCAGGATTGACTGCCGCGAGTTACTTAGCGAGATCCGGATTAAAGACTACTGTCATCGAGAGGAGGTTGAGTTTCGGAGGCGGTATAGGAGGGGGTGGGATGCAACTGCATAAGATCGTTGTGGATGGGAGGGCATTGAAGGTACTCGAGGACTTCAAAGTGAGGTACAGCTACCTCGAGAAGTACGATCTATATGTTCTAGATTCCGCGGAGCTAATGGCTAAGTTAGCATCTGGTGCTATAGATTCCGGAGCGAAGCTGATACATGGCCTCACTGTAGAGGACCTTATAGTCAGGGAGGATCCTTTCAGGGTCGAGGGCGTCGTCGTGCAATGGAGCTCAGTCATATTAGCTGGTCTGCATGTGGATCCCCTCTTCATACACTCCAGAGCTGTAGTAGATGCTACTGGTCACGATGCGGAGGTGCTCAGGATATTGGAGAGGAAGAACCCGTCCCTAGGGATCAAGGTCCCCGGGGAGAGATCAGCTTACTCAGAGTTGAGCGAGCTCTCAGTCGTCGAGAGGACTGGCAAGGTAGTTGAAGGCCTTTACGTCACGGGTATGGCAGTAGCAGCATTGAACCAACTCCACAGGATGGGACCCATATTCAGCGGGATGCTCCTCTCAGGTAGGAGAGTAGCGGAGGAGATAATCAGGGATCTGAGTTAAAATCCCTATACGAGGAGTCTCGTGAGGGTGCTATCTTGAGGAGGGGCCTGAGCCCGGATGAGTGGATCGATGTGATAGATGCGCTCGAGAGGACAGTGAGGAAGTATGAGCTAGTAAATAAAGTCATTTCCCTAGGCTACAGCTCGAGGATGAGGAAAGTCTTAGCAGATATGGCTTTCTTGGAGGATGGAATGGTAATACTGGATGCTGGATGCGGCCCCGGGCTCATGTCTGAGCTGCTGCTCTCCAGGCTCAATAGGGCCAAGCTATACTGCTTAGATCCGATCCCCTCCATGCTTAAAGCAGCTTTCGATAGGCTCAAGCTCATGAGAGGGGAATTCTCCCTCAACTTCATCCAAGGAGTATTCGAGCAGATACCGTTGAGGAGCGAATCAGTGGACCTAGTGGTCGCTTCATATTCACTGAGGGATTCTATGGATTTCTACGGTGCGTTGGAGGAGTTCAGGAGGGTCCTCAAACCCGGGGGACAACTCCTAGTCCTGGATGTCACTAGACCAGATAATAAGGTAATCTCAAAACTGGGAGGCTTCTACCTCAAGCACATAGTTCCTATAATATCGATACCGATATATGGAGGGCTCAGGACCCCCTGGAAGGAGCTATATCCTACGTATGAGAGGATGATGACATCCTCAGAGTTCGTTAAGGAAATCGGGGAATATTTCGATGTCTTAAATGTTAAGAGGGGGCTCTTCGGGATTTTCACTGCATTGAAGGCTATAAGGGCTTAGGTTTCAATATTATATCGATTATCCTAATGGCCCC includes the following:
- a CDS encoding sulfide-dependent adenosine diphosphate thiazole synthase, whose product is MEPLESRISKAIWESTSKDWLDIIDSDVVIVGAGPSGLTAASYLARSGLKTTVIERRLSFGGGIGGGGMQLHKIVVDGRALKVLEDFKVRYSYLEKYDLYVLDSAELMAKLASGAIDSGAKLIHGLTVEDLIVREDPFRVEGVVVQWSSVILAGLHVDPLFIHSRAVVDATGHDAEVLRILERKNPSLGIKVPGERSAYSELSELSVVERTGKVVEGLYVTGMAVAALNQLHRMGPIFSGMLLSGRRVAEEIIRDLS
- a CDS encoding class I SAM-dependent methyltransferase, with translation MRRGLSPDEWIDVIDALERTVRKYELVNKVISLGYSSRMRKVLADMAFLEDGMVILDAGCGPGLMSELLLSRLNRAKLYCLDPIPSMLKAAFDRLKLMRGEFSLNFIQGVFEQIPLRSESVDLVVASYSLRDSMDFYGALEEFRRVLKPGGQLLVLDVTRPDNKVISKLGGFYLKHIVPIISIPIYGGLRTPWKELYPTYERMMTSSEFVKEIGEYFDVLNVKRGLFGIFTALKAIRA